In Thermomonas carbonis, a single genomic region encodes these proteins:
- a CDS encoding glycosyltransferase family 4 protein — protein sequence MRYAIVTETYPPEINGVALTVQGLEQGLRERGNAVDVVRPRQAGDAANATPDHTLLVRGAGLPRYPGLRFGLPATRLLQRHWEANRPDALYVATEGPLGWSALRAARQLGIPAATGFHTRFDTYMRDYGLPMLAPVALRWMRHFHNSAQATLVPTRELQVLLESEGFDNVVRLARAVDTGQFDPGHRDPVLRALWGVGERGVAAIFVGRIAAEKNLALAVDAFRALQRQRPEARFVWVGDGPAREALQRENPDFIFCGLQRGEALARHFASADLFVFPSHSETFGNVTLEALASGVPTVAFDYGAARECLRDGLHGAAIPRSDQPANDDAAFIAAVARIGSDEAARRRMRPACREAVAALRPTQVASDFDHLLRSLANPGDRHVPIAAL from the coding sequence ATGCGCTACGCCATCGTCACCGAGACCTACCCGCCCGAGATCAACGGCGTCGCCCTGACCGTGCAGGGGCTGGAGCAAGGCCTGCGCGAACGCGGCAACGCGGTGGACGTGGTGCGCCCGCGCCAGGCCGGCGATGCGGCGAATGCCACGCCCGACCACACCCTGCTGGTCCGCGGTGCCGGCCTGCCACGCTATCCCGGCCTCCGCTTCGGCCTGCCGGCCACGCGCCTGCTGCAACGCCACTGGGAGGCCAATCGCCCCGACGCGCTCTACGTGGCCACCGAAGGTCCGCTGGGCTGGTCCGCCCTGCGCGCCGCGCGCCAGCTCGGCATCCCCGCCGCCACCGGCTTCCACACCCGCTTCGACACCTACATGCGCGACTACGGGCTGCCGATGCTGGCACCGGTCGCGCTGCGCTGGATGCGCCACTTCCACAACAGCGCACAGGCCACCCTGGTGCCGACCCGAGAACTGCAGGTCTTGCTGGAATCCGAAGGCTTCGACAACGTCGTGCGCCTGGCCCGCGCGGTCGACACCGGCCAGTTCGATCCCGGCCATCGCGACCCGGTGCTGCGCGCCCTGTGGGGCGTCGGCGAACGTGGCGTCGCGGCGATCTTCGTCGGCCGCATCGCGGCGGAGAAGAACCTCGCCCTCGCGGTGGATGCGTTCCGCGCCCTGCAACGGCAACGCCCGGAGGCGCGCTTCGTCTGGGTCGGCGACGGCCCCGCGCGCGAAGCCCTGCAGCGCGAGAACCCCGACTTCATCTTCTGCGGCCTGCAACGGGGTGAGGCCCTGGCCCGCCATTTCGCCAGCGCCGACCTGTTCGTCTTCCCCAGCCACAGCGAGACCTTCGGCAACGTGACGCTGGAGGCGCTGGCCAGTGGTGTGCCGACGGTCGCCTTCGACTACGGCGCCGCCCGCGAATGCCTGCGCGATGGCCTGCATGGCGCCGCGATCCCGCGCAGCGACCAGCCCGCCAACGACGATGCCGCGTTCATCGCCGCGGTGGCGCGCATCGGCAGCGACGAAGCAGCGCGCCGACGCATGCGCCCGGCCTGCCGCGAGGCGGTGGCCGCGCTGCGACCTACGCAGGTCGCCAGCGACTTCGACCATCTGCTGCGCTCGCTCGCCAACCCTGGGGATCGCCATGTCCCGATCGCTGCCCTCTAG
- a CDS encoding GntR family transcriptional regulator codes for MARPQPLMIQIATGDPRPIGKQIVDAVRMKIATGELGAGDQLPSVRGLAQQLTINPNTVAKAYAELTTEGWLESRQGMGLYVATKRQRLSEDERERRLDDAIGRFVNDVIPLGYPPDEVQARVADEFQQLVPRKIA; via the coding sequence ATGGCACGCCCCCAGCCCCTGATGATCCAGATCGCCACCGGCGACCCGCGGCCGATCGGCAAGCAGATCGTGGACGCGGTGCGGATGAAGATCGCGACCGGCGAACTGGGGGCGGGCGACCAGCTGCCCAGCGTGCGCGGGCTGGCCCAGCAACTCACCATCAACCCGAACACGGTGGCCAAGGCCTACGCCGAGCTGACCACCGAGGGCTGGCTGGAATCGCGCCAGGGCATGGGCCTGTACGTGGCAACAAAGCGCCAGCGCCTCTCCGAGGACGAACGCGAACGCCGGCTGGACGACGCCATCGGCCGCTTCGTCAACGACGTGATCCCGCTGGGCTACCCGCCTGACGAGGTGCAGGCGCGCGTGGCCGACGAATTTCAACAACTGGTTCCCCGAAAGATCGCCTGA
- a CDS encoding ABC transporter ATP-binding protein: protein MTDKHDYVIETRALSKRYGRKLALDHLDLRIPRGRIHAIVGANGAGKSTLFRILMGFMPPTAGEARILGRDSQTLTPQDRSRIGFVNEEHTLPNWMRVAQVTTMQKHQYARWNQQAFDSVIGHYHVLPEQKVGQLSRGERAGFNLALALAQRPELLVLDEPTLGLDVVAKRAFLESLLYSNAADDCTVIYCSHQMEEIERVADNLVILERGQLKNMSAPEDFTARVSHWVADVPFKGPELHTVPGLLEVQRLDGLHHYLVLDQDAGFEQFLRTSGARNVQSMPVSLDRAVNAFLSKNHAAPAAA from the coding sequence ATGACAGACAAACACGACTACGTCATCGAGACCCGCGCACTGAGCAAGCGCTATGGGCGAAAGCTGGCGCTGGATCATCTTGATCTGCGCATCCCGCGCGGGCGCATCCACGCCATCGTCGGTGCCAATGGCGCCGGCAAATCGACACTGTTTCGCATCCTGATGGGCTTCATGCCGCCGACTGCCGGCGAGGCCCGCATCCTCGGCCGCGACAGCCAGACGCTGACCCCGCAGGACCGCAGCCGGATCGGCTTCGTCAACGAGGAACACACGCTGCCGAACTGGATGCGCGTGGCCCAGGTGACGACGATGCAGAAACACCAGTACGCGCGCTGGAACCAGCAGGCGTTCGACAGCGTGATCGGCCACTACCACGTGCTGCCGGAGCAGAAGGTCGGCCAGTTGTCGCGCGGCGAGCGCGCCGGTTTCAACCTGGCGCTGGCGCTGGCGCAGCGGCCGGAACTGCTGGTGCTGGACGAACCCACGCTGGGCCTGGACGTGGTCGCCAAGCGCGCGTTCCTGGAATCGCTTCTGTACAGCAACGCCGCCGACGACTGCACGGTGATCTATTGCTCGCACCAGATGGAGGAGATCGAGCGCGTCGCCGACAACCTGGTCATCCTGGAACGCGGGCAGCTGAAGAACATGTCCGCGCCGGAGGATTTCACCGCGCGGGTCAGTCACTGGGTGGCGGACGTGCCGTTCAAGGGCCCCGAGCTGCACACCGTGCCGGGCCTGCTGGAAGTGCAGCGCCTCGATGGCCTGCACCACTACCTGGTGCTGGACCAGGACGCCGGCTTCGAACAGTTCCTGCGCACCAGCGGCGCGCGCAACGTGCAGTCGATGCCGGTCAGCCTGGACCGCGCCGTCAATGCCTTCCTGAGCAAGAACCACGCGGCGCCGGCTGCGGCCTGA
- a CDS encoding S9 family peptidase: MKMLRILCGSIAFCALLLTQHNVLAQANESLRSVEQAQQVLPRAPRLPRAAFLEARTLVAVQLSPTGDFVAYLREQKDSRALWLLPTDGGKARPLAGSTQADQVMWSRDGRWLFLRGSRSLGIVGVDGRAGVRVPLGGIEQRRVMQLDRSQPAAVLLRERVRVGKGERWRIVRMDVHGKRTLLREDAHWIHDVALDAQGRIVALARFEGDHDALHRVRADGSLRKVLRLRPMERLDLLAARADGSLLMTGNPDSTAPGGDFRRVMRLDADDRLQTLHQDPRGEADLDEVALDPRTQMPLAASYRSTVAATYGIGDAQATVAAITRKFPGRDIGLQVGGGPSAHWLVSERAATLRDARLYLYDPRNGDVRRILDEPGITTGVPDETALARKIAVSYVASDGLRVHGFVLLPPGVDAARAPLIAQVHGGPISHFRAGYDGTAQFLANRGYVVFQSNFRGSTGHGRAYTFASNGDYGNGRVQRDIVEGVRWLLAQGIGDANRVGIVGHSFGGYSTLLGLTFQPELFKVGVAGAPPADLGWGMRWLVQSGDQGDLPDRSLQHTLRALSLDATDPATYARLHAQSPQANAMKMQRPLLIMAGGADRTVAIREVIHYSATLKSLGRPVTLLVEPGGGHSPVEPIPREAYLFAMETMLQRHLGGPVPEAPGQRLRAYLRENLRLAGPEFTAFAKK, from the coding sequence ATGAAGATGCTTCGTATCCTCTGCGGCAGCATCGCGTTTTGCGCGCTGCTGCTCACTCAACACAACGTGCTGGCGCAGGCAAACGAAAGCCTGCGCAGCGTGGAGCAGGCGCAACAGGTGTTGCCACGCGCACCTCGGTTGCCACGTGCGGCGTTCCTCGAAGCGCGCACGCTGGTGGCCGTGCAGCTATCGCCGACGGGCGACTTCGTGGCCTACCTGCGCGAGCAGAAGGATTCGCGCGCGCTGTGGCTGCTGCCGACCGATGGCGGCAAGGCACGGCCGCTCGCAGGCAGCACCCAGGCCGACCAGGTGATGTGGTCGCGCGACGGACGCTGGTTGTTCCTGCGCGGATCGCGCTCGCTCGGCATCGTCGGCGTCGATGGCCGCGCGGGCGTGCGGGTACCGCTGGGCGGCATCGAGCAGCGCAGGGTGATGCAGCTGGATCGGTCGCAGCCCGCCGCGGTGCTGCTGCGCGAGCGCGTGCGTGTCGGCAAGGGCGAACGCTGGCGGATCGTGCGCATGGACGTGCACGGCAAGCGCACCCTGCTGCGCGAAGACGCGCACTGGATCCACGACGTCGCGCTGGATGCGCAGGGCCGGATCGTCGCGCTCGCGCGGTTCGAGGGCGACCACGATGCGCTGCATCGCGTGCGTGCCGACGGCTCGTTGCGCAAGGTCCTGCGCCTGCGGCCGATGGAGCGGCTGGATCTGCTGGCGGCACGGGCCGACGGCAGCCTGCTGATGACCGGCAATCCCGACAGCACGGCTCCAGGCGGGGATTTCCGCCGGGTGATGCGGCTGGATGCGGACGACAGGTTGCAGACGCTGCACCAGGATCCGCGCGGCGAGGCCGACCTCGACGAGGTCGCGCTCGACCCGCGTACGCAGATGCCATTGGCGGCGAGCTATCGCAGCACCGTGGCCGCGACGTATGGCATCGGCGATGCGCAAGCAACGGTCGCCGCCATCACGCGCAAGTTCCCGGGCCGCGACATCGGCCTGCAGGTCGGCGGCGGCCCGTCTGCCCACTGGCTGGTCAGCGAACGCGCGGCGACCCTGCGCGATGCGCGCCTGTACCTCTACGACCCACGCAATGGCGACGTGCGCCGGATCCTGGACGAGCCGGGCATCACCACCGGCGTGCCGGATGAAACTGCGCTGGCGCGCAAGATCGCGGTCAGCTACGTTGCGTCCGACGGCCTGCGCGTGCACGGCTTCGTGCTGCTGCCGCCCGGCGTGGATGCCGCGCGTGCGCCGCTTATCGCGCAGGTTCATGGCGGCCCGATCAGCCATTTCCGCGCGGGTTATGACGGCACCGCGCAGTTCCTGGCCAATCGTGGCTACGTGGTGTTCCAGTCGAATTTCCGCGGCTCCACCGGCCACGGGCGCGCGTACACGTTCGCGTCGAACGGCGACTATGGCAACGGCCGCGTGCAACGCGACATCGTGGAAGGTGTGCGCTGGCTGCTGGCTCAGGGGATCGGCGATGCCAATCGCGTCGGCATCGTCGGTCATTCGTTCGGCGGCTATTCGACGCTGCTGGGCCTGACCTTCCAGCCGGAGCTGTTCAAGGTCGGCGTGGCCGGAGCGCCGCCGGCCGACCTCGGCTGGGGCATGCGCTGGCTGGTGCAGTCCGGCGACCAGGGCGACCTGCCGGACCGTTCGCTTCAGCACACCTTGCGCGCGCTGTCGCTGGATGCCACGGATCCTGCGACCTACGCACGCCTGCATGCGCAATCGCCGCAGGCGAACGCGATGAAGATGCAGCGCCCCTTGCTGATCATGGCCGGCGGCGCGGATCGCACCGTGGCGATCCGCGAGGTCATCCACTACAGCGCCACCCTGAAGTCGCTGGGGCGGCCGGTTACCTTGCTGGTGGAGCCGGGCGGTGGACACTCCCCGGTCGAACCGATCCCGCGTGAGGCCTACCTGTTCGCGATGGAAACGATGCTGCAGCGGCACCTGGGCGGGCCAGTCCCGGAAGCGCCCGGCCAGCGCCTGCGGGCCTACCTGCGCGAGAACCTGCGGCTTGCAGGGCCGGAGTTCACGGCGTTCGCGAAGAAGTAG
- a CDS encoding DUF1801 domain-containing protein → MRAELTGEPDDMLGLGVTLNPRGVNPMHHDVRIYNDALADDDKAICELLAHQIDRALPEAENRIWHRHPVWFLDGNPVAGYDKLKASVRLLFWSGQSFDESELKAEGSFKAAEARYTDVAQVDVEAMQRWLGKARDIQWDYKNIVKRKGKLERLK, encoded by the coding sequence ATGCGAGCCGAACTGACCGGCGAACCCGACGACATGCTCGGCTTGGGCGTGACCCTCAACCCCCGCGGAGTGAATCCGATGCACCACGATGTCCGCATTTACAACGATGCGCTGGCAGACGACGACAAGGCGATCTGCGAACTCTTGGCTCACCAGATCGACCGCGCCCTGCCTGAAGCCGAGAACAGGATCTGGCACCGGCATCCTGTGTGGTTCCTCGACGGCAACCCGGTCGCCGGCTACGACAAGCTGAAAGCCAGCGTGCGCCTGCTGTTCTGGAGTGGGCAATCGTTCGACGAGAGCGAGCTGAAAGCTGAAGGCAGCTTCAAGGCGGCAGAAGCGCGCTACACCGATGTCGCCCAGGTCGATGTCGAGGCCATGCAGCGTTGGCTGGGCAAAGCCCGCGACATCCAGTGGGACTACAAGAACATCGTCAAGCGCAAGGGCAAGCTGGAGCGGTTGAAGTAG
- a CDS encoding diguanylate cyclase domain-containing protein yields the protein MGRRVSSQAGGSLRRSVALAVLLWLGLALAFAAGAANPSEPPAIAALRADQTRTAAQLQAQAARLRADSKDPAFRAWATLAEAEFANDQEHAEAALAGLDQAMAQAAALKLPDLRFEALIRLSTILVNRGRSKETEAVLAKMQAMVESGSNARWRALWLHERGVLERKLGRFEEARSLFLQARSLFAQLGDAVMEAREMNSIGNLDGRTGRFSDAVAMHSDALTIARKAGDKSETARSLRMLGVLYLNLDDEELASRHLLEALDHVEERNRREAIALHGELIGTFTRLERLAEAEYHGQQAVRLAEQSGSHPNRVNAFTRMAELRLLQGHIDDAEQWVAKADESRDHVAVRDRSLIGISRMRVLAARDRTAEAIKQADAVLADVRDLGDRILERSVLDLMSELQLRAGDAASAFATRKAHQKLDKELAIDVAARRIALLESSLERERAKTERELLQRDNDIQALRLNRQRLIAIALFVGLATVLVVSALLYARYRSTLRHRNELRASRDALERVANTDALTGLANRHAAARALGERLGRIPEPLTVMLLDLDEFKRINDTHGHQAGDAVLQEAAKRMRAALPEDALLGRWGGEEFIAILDGAPGREPASVAEAMRATLAAAPVSFEGVAIPVTVSIGVATAFASDGIDALLAEADAALYRAKGAGRNRVVYGRPPAALA from the coding sequence ATGGGCAGGCGCGTAAGCAGTCAGGCAGGCGGGTCGTTGCGGCGCAGCGTCGCGTTGGCAGTCTTGTTGTGGCTGGGCCTGGCGCTGGCATTCGCCGCCGGTGCCGCCAACCCCAGCGAACCGCCAGCCATCGCGGCGTTGCGCGCCGACCAGACCAGGACCGCGGCACAGCTGCAGGCTCAGGCCGCGCGCCTGCGGGCAGACTCGAAGGATCCCGCTTTCCGCGCCTGGGCGACCTTGGCCGAAGCCGAATTCGCCAACGACCAGGAACACGCCGAAGCCGCGCTGGCAGGCCTCGACCAGGCCATGGCGCAGGCGGCTGCACTGAAGTTGCCGGACCTGCGCTTCGAGGCGCTGATCCGGCTGTCCACGATCCTGGTCAACCGCGGCCGCTCGAAGGAAACGGAAGCGGTGCTGGCGAAGATGCAGGCCATGGTCGAGTCCGGCAGCAACGCCCGCTGGCGCGCACTATGGCTGCACGAACGCGGCGTGCTGGAGCGCAAGCTGGGCCGTTTCGAGGAAGCGCGCAGCCTGTTCCTGCAGGCGCGCAGCCTGTTCGCGCAGCTCGGCGATGCGGTGATGGAAGCCCGCGAGATGAATTCCATCGGCAATCTCGATGGCCGCACCGGGCGTTTCTCCGACGCCGTGGCGATGCACAGCGATGCGCTCACGATCGCCCGCAAGGCCGGCGACAAGAGCGAAACCGCGCGCAGCCTGCGCATGCTCGGCGTGCTGTACCTCAACCTGGACGACGAGGAACTGGCGAGCCGGCACCTGCTGGAGGCGCTGGATCACGTGGAGGAACGCAACCGCCGCGAAGCGATCGCCCTGCATGGCGAGTTGATCGGCACGTTCACCCGCCTGGAACGGTTGGCGGAAGCCGAGTACCACGGCCAGCAGGCAGTGCGCCTGGCCGAGCAGTCCGGCAGCCACCCCAACCGCGTCAACGCCTTTACCCGGATGGCGGAACTGCGTCTGCTGCAGGGACACATCGACGATGCCGAGCAATGGGTTGCGAAGGCGGACGAATCCCGCGACCACGTGGCGGTGCGCGACCGCAGCCTGATCGGGATCAGCCGCATGCGCGTGCTCGCCGCGCGCGACCGCACGGCAGAGGCAATCAAGCAAGCGGATGCGGTCCTGGCCGACGTGCGCGATCTCGGCGACCGCATCCTCGAGCGTTCGGTGCTGGACCTGATGTCGGAACTGCAATTGCGCGCCGGCGACGCCGCCAGCGCGTTCGCCACCCGCAAGGCGCACCAGAAACTCGACAAGGAGCTGGCGATCGATGTCGCCGCGCGGCGGATCGCGCTGCTGGAATCCAGCCTGGAGCGCGAGCGCGCGAAGACCGAACGCGAACTCCTGCAACGCGACAACGACATCCAGGCGTTGCGATTGAACCGCCAGCGCCTCATCGCCATCGCCCTGTTCGTCGGCCTGGCCACGGTGCTGGTCGTGTCTGCCCTGCTGTACGCGCGCTACCGCAGCACCCTGCGTCACCGCAACGAACTGCGCGCCAGCCGCGACGCGCTGGAACGCGTTGCCAATACCGATGCATTGACGGGCCTGGCCAATCGCCACGCCGCTGCGCGCGCGCTGGGCGAACGCCTAGGACGAATTCCCGAACCGCTGACGGTGATGTTGCTGGACCTCGACGAGTTCAAGCGCATCAACGACACACACGGCCATCAGGCCGGCGATGCGGTGCTGCAGGAAGCGGCGAAGCGCATGCGCGCCGCGTTGCCGGAAGACGCATTGCTGGGCCGTTGGGGCGGCGAGGAATTCATCGCGATCCTGGATGGCGCACCGGGCCGCGAACCGGCGTCGGTGGCCGAGGCGATGCGTGCCACGCTCGCCGCCGCGCCCGTCTCGTTCGAAGGCGTGGCAATCCCGGTCACGGTCAGCATCGGCGTGGCTACCGCCTTCGCCAGCGACGGGATCGACGCGCTATTGGCCGAGGCCGATGCCGCGCTGTACCGGGCGAAGGGTGCTGGTCGCAACCGCGTGGTCTACGGCCGCCCGCCGGCCGCCCTGGCCTGA
- a CDS encoding NADPH-dependent FMN reductase — MTRILGISGSLRAGSFNTALLRAAREVAGADVELDTATLHGIPLYDGDAESRDGEPAAVAELKRRIIASDGVLLVTPEYNNGIPGVFKNGIDWLSRGTPGIPEVFGDRPFALAGASPGGFGTILSQNHWLPVLKTLGVRLWAGNRLMVSRAGGVFDTNGELVDAKVREQLAGFVQGFAAFAAAARG; from the coding sequence ATGACCCGCATCCTCGGCATTTCCGGCAGCCTGCGCGCCGGCTCGTTCAACACCGCGCTGCTGCGTGCGGCGCGTGAAGTCGCGGGTGCCGATGTCGAGCTCGACACCGCCACCCTGCACGGCATCCCGCTCTACGACGGCGACGCCGAATCCCGTGATGGCGAGCCCGCCGCGGTCGCCGAACTCAAGCGCAGGATCATCGCCAGCGACGGCGTCTTGCTGGTCACCCCGGAATACAACAACGGCATCCCCGGGGTGTTCAAGAACGGCATTGATTGGCTGTCGCGCGGTACGCCCGGTATTCCCGAGGTCTTCGGCGACCGCCCGTTCGCGCTGGCCGGTGCCTCGCCCGGCGGTTTCGGCACGATCCTCTCGCAGAACCACTGGCTGCCGGTGCTGAAGACGCTGGGCGTGCGCTTGTGGGCCGGCAACCGGCTGATGGTGTCGCGCGCCGGCGGCGTGTTCGATACGAATGGCGAACTGGTCGATGCCAAGGTGCGCGAGCAATTGGCCGGCTTCGTGCAGGGATTCGCGGCGTTCGCGGCCGCCGCACGGGGTTGA
- a CDS encoding OsmC family protein — protein MAVSTVRASIGATPYTVELNDNHGHHWLGDEPEDLGGANAGPAPEQQLLASLGSCTAVTLMMYAQRKQWLLTQVHVELAFNPDGKPASGSDIHRSIQLVGQLDGEQRARLLQIADACPIHKVLTGEIRIATVSAHDDPGASA, from the coding sequence ATGGCCGTTTCCACCGTCCGCGCCAGCATCGGCGCCACGCCCTACACCGTCGAACTGAACGACAACCACGGCCACCACTGGCTGGGCGACGAGCCCGAGGATCTGGGCGGCGCGAATGCCGGCCCGGCACCGGAACAGCAGTTGCTGGCCTCGCTGGGCAGCTGCACCGCAGTGACGCTGATGATGTACGCACAGCGCAAGCAGTGGCTGCTGACCCAGGTGCATGTCGAACTCGCCTTCAATCCCGACGGCAAGCCGGCCTCCGGCAGCGACATCCACCGCAGCATCCAGCTGGTCGGGCAACTGGATGGCGAACAGCGCGCGCGGCTCCTGCAGATCGCCGACGCCTGCCCGATCCACAAGGTCCTGACCGGCGAGATCCGCATCGCCACCGTTTCCGCCCACGACGACCCCGGAGCATCCGCATGA
- a CDS encoding pirin family protein: protein MGTKKILNVTSAPGRHWVGNGFPVHGMFGYSGPGVAERSPFLMLDYAAPFQFEPTRERRGVGQHPHRGFETVTIVYDGEVEHRDSTGNGGIIGKGDVQWMTAAGGILHEEFHSPGYAERGGPFEMVQLWVNLPRKDKMAAAGYQGITDAQIPAVALPDDAGTLRVIAGDYDDHRGPARTFSPINVWDVRLAAGKTIALPQPEGWTTLVVVLAGTVQLNGETVLRPAQMATLSTAGTDVTIEASGDAKVLLLAGEPIDEPVVGYGPFVMNSEQEIHQAIADFNGGKFGNMH, encoded by the coding sequence ATGGGCACCAAGAAGATCCTCAACGTCACCAGCGCCCCCGGCCGGCATTGGGTCGGCAACGGCTTCCCGGTGCATGGCATGTTCGGCTACAGCGGCCCCGGCGTGGCCGAGCGCAGCCCGTTCCTGATGCTCGACTACGCGGCCCCGTTCCAGTTCGAGCCCACCCGCGAGCGCCGCGGCGTCGGCCAGCATCCGCATCGCGGCTTCGAGACCGTCACGATTGTCTATGACGGCGAAGTCGAGCACCGCGATTCGACCGGCAATGGCGGGATCATCGGCAAGGGCGACGTGCAGTGGATGACCGCTGCGGGCGGGATCCTGCACGAGGAGTTCCACTCGCCCGGCTATGCCGAGCGCGGCGGTCCGTTCGAGATGGTCCAGCTGTGGGTGAACCTGCCGAGGAAGGACAAGATGGCCGCGGCCGGCTACCAGGGCATCACCGATGCGCAGATTCCCGCGGTCGCACTGCCCGATGACGCCGGCACGCTGCGGGTAATCGCCGGCGACTACGACGATCATCGCGGCCCGGCCCGCACCTTCAGCCCGATCAACGTCTGGGATGTGCGACTGGCTGCGGGCAAGACGATTGCCCTGCCGCAACCGGAAGGCTGGACCACGCTGGTGGTGGTGCTGGCCGGCACGGTGCAACTCAACGGCGAGACCGTGCTGCGTCCTGCACAGATGGCCACGCTGTCGACCGCCGGCACCGATGTGACCATCGAGGCCAGCGGCGATGCCAAGGTGTTGTTGCTCGCCGGCGAACCGATCGACGAGCCGGTGGTCGGCTACGGCCCGTTCGTGATGAACAGCGAGCAAGAGATCCACCAGGCGATCGCCGATTTCAACGGCGGCAAGTTCGGCAACATGCACTGA
- a CDS encoding pseudouridine synthase — protein sequence MSKKDESTRRPLSLKAKGAAEATEAQAPRIEERLHKVLAQAGLGSRRALEQRIADGLVKVNGEVARTGMSITGGDKIELDGKTFVASALVDAPRVLIYNKPESEVTTREDPEGRPTIFEALPTLKGARWIAIGRLDINTTGLLLLTTDGELANAMMHPSFEVEREYVCRVRAPEGEDVVNEKIVDRLARGVALDDGPAKFDEIERIGGTDSHDWFRVLLKEGRNREVRRLWESQGCQVSRLKRIRYGQVRLPQPLLRGHSQELPQAEVDALRKSVGLEDGTPSALTLMPVLGQRKASKTVVTGNARSHGYVGGHSTADEGRELRRFDNVREDRGRGRGGPRKPGGLTVSGEAAAKQANKTFKPKGPRPQGQRLRPGEQRGENPTEMRTWYVPDGVDTGPSGHRNPDAGNRGPKKYGNKPRPQGGGFNPDAPRGPRPQGDNRGPRPQGGGFNADNRGPRREGGGYAGAGAGEGRPARAPRPYGHPGNAPSFPSDHANPGSFNPYADRARGPRPGGNKPAGARPNNAGPRGPRPGSPGGNKPGGNRGGPRGGGGGSPYGNR from the coding sequence ATGAGCAAGAAAGACGAATCCACCCGCCGCCCGCTGAGCCTGAAAGCAAAAGGCGCAGCCGAAGCCACTGAGGCCCAGGCCCCGCGCATCGAGGAACGCCTGCACAAGGTGCTCGCGCAGGCCGGCCTGGGCTCGCGGCGCGCGCTGGAGCAGCGCATCGCCGATGGCCTGGTCAAGGTCAACGGCGAAGTCGCGCGCACCGGCATGAGCATCACCGGCGGCGACAAGATCGAGCTGGACGGCAAGACCTTCGTGGCCAGCGCGCTGGTCGATGCGCCACGGGTGCTGATCTACAACAAGCCGGAAAGCGAAGTCACCACCCGCGAAGACCCGGAAGGCCGCCCGACCATTTTCGAGGCGCTGCCCACGCTGAAGGGCGCGCGCTGGATCGCGATCGGCCGCCTCGACATCAACACCACCGGTCTGCTGCTGCTCACCACAGACGGTGAGCTGGCCAACGCGATGATGCATCCGAGCTTCGAGGTCGAACGCGAATACGTCTGCCGCGTGCGTGCGCCGGAAGGCGAGGACGTGGTCAACGAGAAGATCGTCGATCGCCTGGCTCGCGGCGTGGCGCTGGACGACGGCCCGGCCAAGTTCGACGAGATCGAGCGCATCGGTGGCACCGATTCGCACGACTGGTTCCGCGTGCTGCTGAAGGAAGGCCGCAACCGCGAAGTGCGCCGCTTGTGGGAATCGCAGGGCTGCCAGGTCTCGCGCCTGAAGCGCATCCGCTACGGCCAGGTGCGCCTGCCGCAGCCGCTGCTGCGCGGCCATTCGCAGGAACTGCCGCAGGCCGAGGTCGATGCCCTGCGCAAGTCGGTCGGGCTGGAGGACGGCACCCCGTCCGCATTGACCCTGATGCCGGTGCTCGGCCAGCGCAAGGCCAGCAAGACAGTGGTCACCGGCAACGCGCGCAGCCACGGCTACGTCGGTGGCCACAGCACCGCCGACGAAGGCCGCGAACTGCGTCGCTTCGACAACGTGCGCGAGGATCGCGGCCGTGGCCGTGGTGGCCCGCGCAAGCCGGGCGGCCTGACCGTGAGTGGCGAAGCCGCCGCCAAGCAGGCCAACAAGACCTTCAAGCCGAAGGGCCCGCGGCCGCAGGGCCAGCGCCTGCGCCCGGGCGAGCAGCGCGGCGAAAACCCCACCGAAATGCGCACCTGGTACGTGCCGGATGGCGTGGACACCGGCCCCAGCGGGCACCGCAACCCGGATGCCGGCAATCGCGGCCCGAAGAAGTACGGCAACAAGCCACGCCCGCAAGGCGGCGGCTTCAACCCGGACGCACCGCGCGGCCCACGCCCGCAAGGCGACAACCGCGGCCCGCGTCCACAGGGTGGCGGCTTCAATGCGGACAATCGCGGCCCGCGTCGCGAAGGTGGCGGTTATGCGGGTGCGGGTGCCGGCGAAGGTCGGCCGGCCCGCGCGCCGCGCCCGTACGGACATCCCGGCAATGCGCCGAGCTTCCCGTCGGATCACGCCAACCCGGGCAGCTTCAATCCCTACGCGGATCGTGCTCGTGGCCCGCGGCCCGGCGGCAACAAGCCGGCGGGTGCCCGCCCGAACAACGCCGGCCCGCGTGGTCCGCGTCCGGGTAGCCCGGGCGGCAACAAGCCCGGCGGCAACCGCGGTGGCCCGCGTGGCGGCGGTGGCGGCAGTCCGTACGGCAATCGCTGA